The DNA region ataatattataaatttattgTATGCAATATCATTTaagtatattttatgtCTTTTCTTTAATGCTATtagaaaaaagaaaaggaacaaattaaatgataatattattagaatAAAATTAGAAAGGAATAAAACCattttgaaaaattatgatcgttgtatatttttaacaAATGATATCAATAATTGTATATGTCACAAACAGATTATAGAAATCTGTAAGAATTTTATAAACAATGTAATATATCATGTACATAATTTAGAATTTGTTAATAATGATAGGgaaaaaatttataagtgtttaaaaaattgtaagaatataaatagaaTGAAAGAAAtgttcataaaaaaaattaagcatttatataattttgattTTGAAAATGCTCTATATTTAAGTGACGAAtcattaataaaaaagaagttacattttaaaaatacatatgaAAGTAATCattttactttttataaaaataaagagaaaaaaggaaaatCTGAAAGAAAATTGGatcttataaaaatatatgatgaaCTATATCttcatacatatattataagaaataatttaaatataaagagtaggatgaatattattaataatatgtataatagaaatatactttctatatttattaatatattctttaaaaattgtacaaatattatatttataatttttttaattgcATGTATATTTCAACAAATAAGTATAATTAAAACTAGTcattatctatattttttgcaaaccttttattttatatttatatgttgtATAATAAGAGATATGTGTATTGTTAATAAGAAGACAGAACATAtgaaacaaataaaaaggaaaacATACAAAAGATTAACACCTTTGGGGTTAATAGATGTCCTTTATTGTGATATTAAGGTTGTAAAAaagttaaaaaaataatatatataattatatatatatatatatatatgtttatatatttatatggCCCTTTTTTTACAGGTCGGAGACATTTTGTATTTACCCCAATTTGAGGTAATACCAGCTGATATAATTTTACTAAAAAATTGTACtgatgatgatatattaatttcctcaaaaaattatgatgGATATAAAgatttgaaaataaaaaaatgtgtaaagataacaaatatattagcaaatatttatgatatatttttaatgaaaataaaagttCTTATTGAAAAACCTCACTGCCATTTTGATCGAATGAAAGGATTATTGTTCTTATTAAACTGTAGTGAGGTCACTAATACAATTGTAAATGATATAACAAATTTagaagatatatattttggGAAATcaaatgtatataatatcagcaataagaatattaataaggataatatttcaatatgtcaatttatttttatatatattatacaagATACTTATGTTGAATTAtcttataattttcttaaatatttatttgcTAGATCCATACATTGTTCATATAACACAATGCaggaaaataaaacaaaaaaagtGTTGAGTCCTTGtgaatttttattaaataataagaaagatatattatcaagacaggttgataataataatattaatagttCTTATTACaaaagaaatgaaaaaagtATTCATTATAGCAGTGATAGTTGTAGTTATAGTAGTGatgtatatttatgtatgaataaaatagaTACATATCCTATTTTTTGTAGATCAAAcgatgaaaatataaatagtaaaaatgatgttattataaaaccttacaaaaataataataatatagaaacAAATAAGTCAGATTATACATCAgaaatgtataataatagatTTCCTACttattatgatgatatttttaatttaaaagaaaaactaaatcataaattatttagaaaatataaggaatcaataaatattgataatataatatggGATGAATGTACTCTAATAAAAAGTTCGATTTATGGTTTAGTTATATATACAGGTATAGATAAAAAGTCAAACATTATAAATcagaataataaaaaaaaaataaaagagaaaaaaaaaaatgatattttattttgtaatgatatgaattataaaatgaaaatattattacttacagttatatgtattaattGTATTCTTTgtataaatgaagaaaatcTATTAGAccaaaatatatttcttatatatataaaatatttctttttattattaattcatttaCCAAATATTAACTgttgttatatttttataatacataagttatattcattaatattatggaataataataaattaataaatacaaataaaaataaaagtaggtatacaaatgaatatataaagaatcatcattttaataataatataatatataactataatataataaaatcattatataatacacaatatattttatatgacAAAATCGGTACTTTATCTAAAGATAATCATCTTAAAATACACAAGTttgattttatatttgatGAATTTTTAATAGATACACATAGTACTCTCTTCTTTCAAACCTTTTTCAAGGTTGTAGATTTCAAAATATTctttcattattatataaatgacaacaacaataataataataataataattataataataataataaggaGGAGGAAATcaataaaatgatattacataatattcataaataCCATGATAGTTATGATATCATAAAAGACAATTCaaaagtatataaaaatatttttcataaaataataaattatagTTGTAGTgaaatacataaaatattcttaacatttttatgtattttattttgtaatgatattataataagaaaaatgaaACGTTTAAAAATTGAGgagaaaataaaagaaagaaacatatataatattaaagataaacatatatataatattaaagaaaacAAAGATACTATTAAgcataaaatattattttcaacaaaagaagaagaaacATTATTCTTGAATTTTTTAAGGTTTTTAGGAATGCAgttatattatcaaaataattatatatttctcctttgtataaaaaataatatatctataaaaAAGTGTGGACATATTTCAcaagaaaaagaaaaaaaaagaaatagaaaaaaaaacattatattaaataaacaGGTGAATAATAAGGTAAAGCACCGAAATATTGATTTACAACAAATTTATGgatttcaaaaaaataaaaattgtgataaaaaatggagtgttaaaaaaaatatattctttagtaattctttaaaaaaggatcatatttttaactACTCATATGCAGAGAGTcaaagaaatataaaaataataaaaaaaaataaaggaaTCAAAAGTAAGCATCTTGATAAAACACATGATCATTTGAGAAATAATCAtcaaaatgaatataattcTACAAGTCAAAGTGATAATTGTTGTAGTGATTATGACGATGATGATTATGATTATACTTCTAATAATTGGAGTGATAGTGATAGTGATAGTAATAGTGATACTTCGGGATGTTCACATTTTAAAGGAATAGAAAGGAATCATCATAACTATACTTATTGTAACAATAAAAGAgcattaaaaaaaaaaatttatgaaaatgaatacaagaaaaaacaaacaGAATGCccttttaaaatattagaCATTTTTCAATCAAGACAACCATATAAACTTATATCTATTTTAATGTTATACAACaatcaaatatattatttattgaaaacatatgatgaatatactatttatatgttatgTAATCAAGAAAGTAAGGAAAACAAAAAAGAccaaataataaaatctatacagaatttattaaaaaatggatttggtatattattatttgcttataaaattgttccaaataatgaatatgaaatatataaaaagaattgtaccaaggaaaataaaaaaaattattttgaaaatgtatttattaagaatgttattatattaggtattttttcttttaaagaagaaattaaaaatagtgcaaagaaaattataaatcTTTTTAAAGAAGCTGATATAAAAACATGGATTTTATCTAGTgacaaaaaaagaaatgtTCTATCCATTTGTAAATCTctaaatttaataaatgaacGTAATACAACTTGTTatttgaataaaaataaattaatacgtatatataaaaagtataatACAGTTATTAATACTACTACTAATAatgacaataataataataagaagaataataatatgtcCTTTAATAGTTACGACAATGAAAAAGTCGttgaaaattatatcaaTACATCAAGCGAACACAAAATAACAAGCATAGTTGCGTGTAATGAAAAATGTTCTAATGATACTTCTCTTATATTGAATAGTACTGATGTCAAATCAGAGCATATGAATTCCACATTGTTACtatctaataatataagGAATCTATCAAAGGATATGGcgtattattataaaaatttaaatacCAATAAGACAAATAAATGCCCTGACCTTTTAAacaataatgatatatgcaaaaagaaaaatatagatGACAAAATGGTACAGATGGAACCAGAAAATATTGAAAcatcattattaaataataattataatatttttaataaatatactCACATTCATAGGAATATATcaagatatattattatgagAGGGAAAGATTCCAATGATGCCAGAAAAGAATTAGACATTTCTTATATTCTAAAAACGGATAAAAAAGCttgttatattttaaagTGTATGctattttataatttcgatgaaaattataaaagtATTTCACAAgtacataataattatagtaaagaaaaaatgaataatgatattataaaattgaatgatataaaaaatattgtatatataattagTGGTGATATTCttgaatattatttaaaatatgatgaaataaattttataagtgtattaaaaaattgCAAGTTGgttatattttataaatgtaatTGTATTGTTAAGGGTAAAATTGTTCGTGCtctaaaaaaatatagcaaggataatatatgttctgttggaaataatataaaggatattaatatgtttaaGGAGTCTGATATAtccatatttataaataataataataataataataatagtttTAATAGTGACAATGTGTGTAAATTATATGCTGATattgtattaaaaaattttggTGAGTTAGgtaatttcttttttatatatggaaagaaaatatatgtaaattttattttattaataaagtGCATATATTACAGAGGTATAAGTTTATTTTTCTtacaattttatttttcctACTTTTTTAAGTGTaaaatttgtatattttcaaatacatttttatttatctattttgtattattttttgttatgacaagtatttgtattatttgttctataaaatgtaatgataaatatgataatattatatatgatagTAAGAATGtactaaaaaaaaaaaaatttttatttaagAAGCTCTTAAAAATAGATAATTTtactataatatatttttataaaacattatTCTTTTGTTTAAATGAGTCttgtttaatatttattctaagttattattattttttaaatataaattatga from Plasmodium gaboni strain SY75 chromosome 14, whole genome shotgun sequence includes:
- a CDS encoding putative aminophospholipid transporter; this encodes MMLNNNLKTLALNIPRDKEIKYYNFFIRKVEGLLFYIKKRIINITCYLKSFTCKKRYPFDDDLYDYEEKVEKGNNVYVYALLYPIINSLYNIINLLYAISFKYILCLFFNAIRKKKRNKLNDNIIRIKLERNKTILKNYDRCIFLTNDINNCICHKQIIEICKNFINNVIYHVHNLEFVNNDREKIYKCLKNCKNINRMKEMFIKKIKHLYNFDFENALYLSDESLIKKKLHFKNTYESNHFTFYKNKEKKGKSERKLDLIKIYDELYLHTYIIRNNLNIKSRMNIINNMYNRNILSIFINIFFKNCTNIIFIIFLIACIFQQISIIKTSHYLYFLQTFYFIFICCIIRDMCIVNKKTEHMKQIKRKTYKRLTPLGLIDVLYCDIKVGDILYLPQFEVIPADIILLKNCTDDDILISSKNYDGYKDLKIKKCVKITNILANIYDIFLMKIKVLIEKPHCHFDRMKGLLFLLNCSEVTNTIVNDITNLEDIYFGKSNVYNISNKNINKDNISICQFIFIYIIQDTYVELSYNFLKYLFARSIHCSYNTMQENKTKKVLSPCEFLLNNKKDILSRQVDNNNINSSYYKRNEKSIHYSSDSCSYSSDVYLCMNKIDTYPIFCRSNDENINSKNDVIIKPYKNNNNIETNKSDYTSEMYNNRFPTYYDDIFNLKEKLNHKLFRKYKESINIDNIIWDECTLIKSSIYGLVIYTGIDKKSNIINQNNKKKIKEKKKNDILFCNDMNYKMKILLLTVICINCILCINEENLLDQNIFLIYIKYFFLLLIHLPNINCCYIFIIHKLYSLILWNNNKLINTNKNKSRYTNEYIKNHHFNNNIIYNYNIIKSLYNTQYILYDKIGTLSKDNHLKIHKFDFIFDEFLIDTHSTLFFQTFFKVVDFKIFFHYYINDNNNNNNNNNYNNNNKEEEINKMILHNIHKYHDSYDIIKDNSKVYKNIFHKIINYSCSEIHKIFLTFLCILFCNDIIIRKMKRLKIEEKIKERNIYNIKDKHIYNIKENKDTIKHKILFSTKEEETLFLNFLRFLGMQLYYQNNYIFLLCIKNNISIKKCGHISQEKEKKRNRKKNIILNKQVNNKVKHRNIDLQQIYGFQKNKNCDKKWSVKKNIFFSNSLKKDHIFNYSYAESQRNIKIIKKNKGIKSKHLDKTHDHLRNNHQNEYNSTSQSDNCCSDYDDDDYDYTSNNWSDSDSDSNSDTSGCSHFKGIERNHHNYTYCNNKRALKKKIYENEYKKKQTECPFKILDIFQSRQPYKLISILMLYNNQIYYLLKTYDEYTIYMLCNQESKENKKDQIIKSIQNLLKNGFGILLFAYKIVPNNEYEIYKKNCTKENKKNYFENVFIKNVIILGIFSFKEEIKNSAKKIINLFKEADIKTWILSSDKKRNVLSICKSLNLINERNTTCYLNKNKLIRIYKKYNTVINTTTNNDNNNNKKNNNMSFNSYDNEKVVENYINTSSEHKITSIVACNEKCSNDTSLILNSTDVKSEHMNSTLLLSNNIRNLSKDMAYYYKNLNTNKTNKCPDLLNNNDICKKKNIDDKMVQMEPENIETSLLNNNYNIFNKYTHIHRNISRYIIMRGKDSNDARKELDISYILKTDKKACYILKCMLFYNFDENYKSISQVHNNYSKEKMNNDIIKLNDIKNIVYIISGDILEYYLKYDEINFISVLKNCKLVIFYKCNCIVKGKIVRALKKYSKDNICSVGNNIKDINMFKESDISIFINNNNNNNNSFNSDNVCKLYADIVLKNFGELGNFFFIYGKKIYVNFILLIKCIYYRGISLFFLQFYFSYFFKCKICIFSNTFLFIYFVLFFVMTSICIICSIKCNDKYDNIIYDSKNVLKKKKFLFKKLLKIDNFTIIYFYKTLFFCLNESCLIFILSYYYFLNINYEINTLTTLFITHIFKSLFLYIDTYNYFIIFIIIHLLFAILYIFILFILHKFHFIYFNINLDIIQSNLIVNTIINFPSCMYYLYKKKKFKNMKKKFILNTIKSFDSFKLTSHHIFHIHNFNLSFDTIPFAIKPKKQE